A single Candidatus Hydrogenedentota bacterium DNA region contains:
- a CDS encoding PQQ-binding-like beta-propeller repeat protein yields MLNTAQSKNDRLPNALSPYPYNQKDAHRMNASLIAVSCVLAALLPGTEDTWPAFRGDGASHTPARDLPLHWSPEENIAWTAAIRGYGQSSPVIWNDRAFVTSVEGAEKETCIITAFNLATGEAVWQQTFDAAQRIEMSNAVSKGAPSPVVDARGVYAFFESGDLIALSHTGEILWRRNLVADYGVTHMRHGLGSSLAHTADAVYVLIEQAAPSLLIAFDKADGAERWQAARNGSTAWTSPVVAEMGGRETILISSDTSLSQYDAQSGALIQTLDALSGISIPSPAVSGEMVVVGANSRRPSQAERTPERSNCAVRLPEAPGAPIEIVWEGDGAQADYASPLIHQGNVYFVTARGDVQCRDLETGAVHYTERAHPCWATPIAAGDRIYLFGKYGDVTVIAAGDAFEVLARNRLWPAPEGDGANAEPAEEDPRSPDYTPKVTVYAAAAVNRTFLARTGNTLFAIRKPAE; encoded by the coding sequence ATGCTAAACACCGCCCAATCGAAGAACGACCGGCTCCCCAATGCGCTTTCACCGTACCCGTACAACCAGAAGGATGCCCACCGCATGAACGCCTCCCTTATTGCCGTTTCTTGTGTGCTCGCCGCGCTGCTGCCCGGCACGGAAGACACCTGGCCCGCCTTTCGCGGGGACGGCGCGAGCCACACCCCGGCGCGGGACCTGCCGCTGCACTGGTCGCCCGAGGAAAACATCGCCTGGACGGCCGCCATCCGGGGCTACGGGCAGTCCTCGCCCGTAATCTGGAACGATCGCGCGTTCGTCACCTCCGTGGAGGGCGCCGAGAAGGAAACCTGCATCATTACGGCGTTCAACCTCGCAACCGGTGAAGCCGTCTGGCAGCAGACATTCGACGCCGCCCAGCGTATCGAGATGTCGAACGCCGTGAGCAAGGGCGCGCCCTCACCAGTGGTGGACGCGCGCGGCGTGTATGCCTTCTTCGAGTCGGGCGACCTGATTGCGCTGTCCCACACGGGCGAGATCCTGTGGCGCCGCAACCTCGTCGCGGACTATGGCGTCACGCACATGCGCCACGGTCTGGGCAGTTCGCTGGCGCACACGGCCGACGCCGTGTATGTGCTTATCGAGCAGGCGGCCCCCTCCTTGCTCATCGCGTTCGACAAGGCGGACGGCGCCGAGCGCTGGCAGGCCGCGCGGAATGGGAGCACCGCGTGGACCAGCCCGGTTGTCGCGGAAATGGGCGGGCGCGAGACCATCCTGATCAGCAGCGACACGTCCCTGTCGCAGTACGACGCGCAAAGCGGCGCGCTGATCCAGACGCTGGACGCCCTGTCGGGCATTTCCATCCCCTCCCCCGCCGTTTCGGGCGAGATGGTGGTGGTCGGCGCGAACAGCCGCCGCCCGTCGCAAGCCGAACGGACGCCCGAGCGCTCCAACTGCGCGGTGCGCCTGCCGGAAGCGCCCGGCGCGCCGATTGAAATTGTATGGGAGGGCGACGGGGCGCAGGCGGACTACGCCAGCCCGCTGATCCATCAGGGCAATGTTTATTTCGTGACGGCGCGGGGCGACGTGCAGTGCCGCGATCTGGAGACCGGCGCGGTGCATTATACGGAGCGCGCGCACCCCTGCTGGGCGACCCCCATCGCGGCGGGCGACCGCATCTACCTGTTCGGAAAGTATGGCGACGTGACGGTGATCGCCGCGGGAGACGCCTTCGAGGTGCTCGCCCGCAACCGGCTCTGGCCCGCCCCCGAGGGCGACGGGGCCAACGCCGAACCGGCCGAGGAGGACCCCCGCTCGCCCGATTACACGCCGAAGGTGACGGTATACGCGGCGGCGGCCGTCAATCGCACCTTCCTCGCCCGCACCGGCAACACACTCTTCGCCATTCGCAAGCCGGCGGAGTAA
- a CDS encoding Gfo/Idh/MocA family oxidoreductase, whose protein sequence is MLHPRRHSQNRRQFLKTTAGAATAGLISAGTRAETGNEPLRLGIIGCGQRGVWLGHLFQEHTATRVVALADYFQDRLDEGAERLEVPADQCFHGLEGYRKLLDCELDAAAIISPPCFHPEQTVAALEAGKHVYLAKPIAADVAGCRDIARAAAAVKGKLSILVDFQTRNNPSYRQAAAHVRDGAIGVPVCGQAYYHTSRLNPKGAPEGAAGRLRNWVFDKALSGDIIVEQNIHVIDVANWMMGARPVAATGAGGRRVRTDIGDCWDHFIVTYRYPDGGLIDFSSSQFATGYNDLCTRIYGSEGTLDTHYGGSVELESRSTRWIGEKTSQIYLEGAVNNILDFHKSIAENQPLYILDDAIDSTLTSILGRIAAYEGRTITWDEMIEANERLPLHLDLPEDGPWRPAFPDRANA, encoded by the coding sequence ATGCTACACCCACGCCGCCACTCCCAGAACAGGCGCCAATTCCTCAAGACCACCGCCGGCGCCGCCACCGCGGGTCTGATTTCCGCCGGCACCCGAGCCGAAACCGGAAACGAGCCCCTGCGCCTGGGCATCATCGGGTGCGGCCAGCGGGGCGTCTGGCTCGGCCACCTCTTCCAGGAGCACACTGCCACCCGGGTCGTCGCCCTCGCGGACTACTTCCAGGACCGGCTCGACGAGGGCGCGGAGCGTCTCGAAGTCCCGGCGGACCAGTGTTTCCATGGCCTGGAGGGGTATAGAAAACTGCTTGATTGCGAACTGGACGCCGCCGCCATCATCAGCCCCCCGTGTTTTCATCCGGAGCAGACGGTGGCCGCGCTGGAGGCCGGCAAGCATGTCTACCTCGCCAAGCCCATCGCCGCCGACGTGGCCGGGTGCCGCGACATCGCGCGTGCGGCGGCGGCGGTGAAGGGGAAGCTGAGCATCCTCGTCGATTTTCAGACCCGCAACAATCCGTCCTACCGGCAGGCCGCGGCCCACGTGCGGGATGGCGCCATCGGCGTCCCCGTCTGCGGCCAGGCCTACTACCACACCAGCCGCCTGAACCCCAAAGGCGCGCCGGAGGGCGCTGCCGGACGCCTGCGTAACTGGGTCTTCGACAAAGCGCTTTCCGGCGACATCATTGTCGAACAGAACATCCACGTCATTGACGTCGCCAACTGGATGATGGGCGCCCGCCCCGTGGCGGCCACCGGCGCCGGGGGACGGCGCGTGCGCACGGATATCGGCGATTGCTGGGACCATTTCATCGTCACGTACCGCTACCCCGACGGTGGCTTGATCGATTTCAGCTCCAGCCAGTTCGCGACCGGTTACAACGACCTCTGCACCCGCATCTACGGCAGCGAGGGCACGCTCGACACGCACTACGGCGGCAGCGTGGAGCTCGAAAGCCGCTCCACGCGCTGGATCGGCGAAAAAACGAGCCAGATCTACCTCGAAGGCGCGGTCAACAACATCCTGGACTTTCACAAAAGCATCGCCGAGAACCAGCCGCTCTACATCCTCGATGACGCCATCGACAGCACACTCACCAGCATCCTCGGCCGCATCGCCGCCTACGAAGGTCGCACCATCACCTGGGACGAAATGATAGAGGCCAACGAGCGCCTCCCGCTCCACCTCGACCTGCCCGAAGATGGCCCGTGGCGGCCCGCGTTTCCGGACCGGGCCAACGCATAA
- a CDS encoding nucleoside permease, translating into MNMTIRVQLSVMMFVQFFVWGAWFVTMGNYLGAGLGFAGADIGRAYSTTGYAAILSPLFVGMVADRFFSAQKVMGILHLLGAGLMFWATTITTPGMFFFVVLAYAMCYMPTLALVNSISFNQMENPDTEFPWIRVFGTAGWIIAGFTITVLGWLGFENIEATTTPFKMAAVASLLMGIYSFMLPDTPPKGKGQKATIVDLLGLDALTLMKDRSFAIFAVSSLLICVPLAFYYTFANLFLNDSGMTGVAMKMTFGQISEAAFMVVMPFFFARLGVKKMLLFGMLAWVVRYFLFAYGNNDNLVFMFYGGILLHGICYDFFFVTGQLYVDREAPVAMRSNAQGFIALITYGVGMVIGNEIAGRWVGGLTEMVEETVDGAVVEVAVYNWEKIWLMPAVMALVIVIGFALLFKDPGNGKAVEAEEIVEPVPGPTD; encoded by the coding sequence ATGAATATGACCATCCGCGTCCAGCTATCGGTAATGATGTTTGTGCAGTTTTTTGTATGGGGGGCCTGGTTCGTGACCATGGGCAACTACCTGGGCGCGGGGCTGGGCTTTGCGGGGGCCGATATCGGACGGGCGTACAGCACCACGGGCTACGCGGCCATCCTTTCGCCCCTTTTTGTGGGCATGGTCGCGGATCGATTCTTTTCCGCGCAGAAGGTAATGGGCATCCTCCACCTTCTCGGCGCGGGGCTCATGTTCTGGGCCACCACAATTACCACGCCAGGCATGTTCTTCTTCGTCGTGCTGGCCTACGCCATGTGCTACATGCCCACGCTGGCCCTGGTAAACTCTATCTCCTTCAACCAGATGGAAAACCCCGACACGGAATTTCCCTGGATACGGGTTTTCGGCACGGCGGGCTGGATCATCGCGGGGTTCACGATAACGGTGCTCGGATGGCTGGGTTTCGAAAATATCGAAGCCACGACGACGCCCTTTAAGATGGCGGCGGTCGCGTCCCTCCTGATGGGCATCTACTCCTTCATGCTGCCCGACACGCCCCCGAAGGGCAAGGGCCAGAAGGCGACCATTGTGGACCTGCTGGGGCTGGACGCGCTTACCCTGATGAAGGACCGGTCCTTCGCCATATTCGCCGTCAGTTCGCTTCTCATCTGCGTGCCCTTGGCCTTTTACTACACGTTCGCCAACCTTTTCTTGAACGACAGCGGTATGACCGGCGTCGCAATGAAGATGACCTTCGGCCAGATTTCCGAGGCGGCCTTCATGGTGGTCATGCCCTTCTTCTTCGCGCGGCTCGGCGTCAAGAAGATGTTGCTTTTCGGCATGCTCGCGTGGGTCGTCCGCTATTTCCTCTTTGCCTACGGCAACAACGACAACCTGGTCTTCATGTTCTACGGCGGCATCCTGCTGCACGGCATCTGCTACGACTTCTTCTTCGTCACGGGCCAACTTTACGTGGACCGGGAGGCCCCCGTGGCCATGCGTTCCAACGCGCAGGGCTTCATCGCCCTCATCACCTACGGCGTCGGCATGGTCATCGGCAACGAGATCGCCGGCCGATGGGTGGGCGGGCTGACCGAGATGGTCGAGGAGACCGTGGACGGCGCGGTGGTCGAGGTGGCGGTATACAACTGGGAGAAAATCTGGCTTATGCCCGCGGTCATGGCGCTGGTTATCGTCATCGGATTCGCCCTGCTGTTCAAGGACCCGGGGAACGGCAAGGCCGTCGAGGCCGAAGAAATCGTCGAACCCGTACCGGGCCCGACCGACTGA
- a CDS encoding thioredoxin family protein — translation MVKTASTMLPLGTKAPEFTLPDATGRVMHSSDFNEERGLLVMFICNHCPYVKLLRGAIAELGREYQQKCVSVVAIMPNDAENYPDDRPEKMVDEIMAWGYTFPYLYDETQAVAQAYRAACTPDFFLFDADRRLYYRGQFDDARPGNGVEVTGRDLRHALERLLAGEPAPEDQKPSLGCNIKWKPGNAPDYFG, via the coding sequence ATGGTCAAGACCGCATCCACCATGCTGCCGCTCGGCACGAAGGCCCCCGAGTTCACCCTGCCCGACGCCACCGGCCGCGTCATGCACTCTTCCGATTTCAACGAGGAGCGCGGGCTTCTCGTGATGTTCATTTGCAATCACTGCCCCTACGTGAAGCTGCTGCGCGGGGCGATCGCCGAATTGGGCCGGGAATACCAGCAGAAATGCGTCAGCGTGGTGGCGATTATGCCCAACGACGCCGAAAACTACCCCGATGATCGCCCGGAGAAGATGGTCGACGAGATCATGGCGTGGGGCTACACGTTTCCCTACCTCTACGACGAGACGCAGGCTGTCGCCCAGGCCTACCGCGCGGCCTGCACGCCCGATTTCTTTCTCTTCGACGCGGACCGGCGGCTTTACTACCGCGGCCAGTTCGACGACGCCCGCCCGGGGAATGGTGTTGAAGTGACGGGCCGGGACCTGCGCCATGCCCTGGAGCGGCTGCTCGCGGGCGAGCCCGCGCCGGAGGACCAGAAGCCCAGCCTCGGCTGCAACATCAAGTGGAAGCCCGGAAACGCGCCGGATTACTTCGGGTAG